The following proteins are encoded in a genomic region of Maylandia zebra isolate NMK-2024a linkage group LG1, Mzebra_GT3a, whole genome shotgun sequence:
- the LOC143419542 gene encoding major histocompatibility complex class I-related protein 1-like has product MFVLQLMLMSLLLHRTMSSGTGRHSLWALASYIPGSAHFPEFTVVLMLDDIQVGYYDSKVDRVMRASTASDHEAELNLGQEPVTVLRDIYSSMKKRLNLVKHRFNLTIDGVHVQQRVTGCEVLEDGQPALIMFRDGFNGQDADSLLYNMTHFTYAVREGWEIQWDALKKTSFQMLYSNIYLPFCVRTLQHFLEREKHLVMRRVKPRLRFITRQVVGGAQVTCLATDFYPRHINLSLLRDGQPVDEGELRIGSVLPNGNGLYQVRKTLMVDEKELQRKHNYTCEASHLSLDNRLRVNWRAESSNSHRVHSISPLVFLLLAAVLLLLVLRRRRRRRKERSEGVATETQEQVGEREQSDDLVT; this is encoded by the exons ATGTTTGTCCTGCAGCTGATGTTGATGTCTCTGTTGCTCCACCGCACCATGAGCTCAG GCACAGGACGACACTCCCTCTGGGCGCTTGCCTCCTACATCCCAGGCTCTGCCCACTTCCCAGAGTTCACTGTTGTTCTGATGTTGGATGACATCCAGGTGGGATACTATGACTCAAAGGTCGACCGGGTGATGAGGGCGAGCACGGCATCTGACCACGAAGCGGAACTCAACCTGGGCCAGGAGCCCGTGACTGTGCTACGAGACATTTACTCCAGCATGAAGAAGAGGCTGAATCTGGTGAAGCATCGCTTTAACCTGACCATCGATGGCGTTCATGTCCAGCAGAGGGTAACGGGCTGCGAGGTACTGGAGGACGGCCAGCCGGCACTCATCATGTTCAGAGACGGCTTCAACGGGCAGGACGCCGACAGCCTGCTCTACAACATGACCCACTTCACGTATGCTGTCAGGGAAGGCTGGGAGATCCAGTGGGACGCCCTAAAGAAAACATCCTTCCAGATGCTGTATTCAAACATATATCTACCGTTCTGTGTGCGGACGCTCCAACACTTCCTGGAGCGCGAGAAGCACCTTGTGATGCGAAGGGTGAAGCCTCGACTCCGCTTTATCACCAGGCAAGTGGTGGGCGGGGCTCAGGTCACCTGCCTGGCCACTGACTTCTACCCTCGCCACATTAACCTGAGCCTGCTGCGGGACGGCCAGCCCGTGGACGAAGGCGAGCTGCGCATCGGCTCGGTGCTGCCCAATGGGAACGGCCTCTACCAAGTGAGGAAGACATTGATGGTCGACGAAAAGgagctgcagaggaaacacaactaCACCTGTGAGGCGTCTCACCTGAGCCTGGACAACCGGCTGAGGGTAAACTGGAGGGCGGAGTCATCGAACTCTCACAGAGTTCATTCCATCTCGCCTCTGGTCTTCCTGCTGCTCGCTGCcgtcctgctgctgctggtgctgaggaggaggagaaggaggaggaaggagaggtcagagggcGTGGCCACAGAAACACAGGAGcaggtgggagagagagagcagtcaGACGACCTCGTGACGTGA